ATGGAAAACGATATAATAGCTAAAATTGAAAAAGCCGGGCTGGTTGGCCGGGGCGGGGCTGAATATCCGACGGCGGCGAAATGGCAGGGGGTAAAAAAAGAAGCCGAAGAAAAAAAATACGTGATTTGCAACGCCAGCGAAGGAGAGTTGGGCCTGTTTAAGGATTTGTATATTCTGAAACATTACCCGGAGCAGGTGGTCAAAGGAATAATTTTAGCGCTTGATTATTTAAACGTTAAAGACGCGTTTTTTAATTTAAATAAAAAATATTATCGCCAAATTAAATTTAAATTAATGCCGATTATAAAAAGTTATAATCAAAAAGGATACAATATTCAAATTTTTTCCGAAGAACCAAGTTATATCGGCGGCGAGGAAACGGCGTTGCTTGACGCCATTGAAGGCAAGCGGACCGAACCGCGGCTTAAACCGCCGTATCCTTCAAGCGTTGGCTTGTTTGGCAAGCCGACTATAATCAACAACGTTGAAACGCTTTATAATGTCGCTTGCGTTAATGACGGTATTTTCGACAATAAAAGATTTTGTTCGCTGTCCGGTAAAATAAAAAATCGCGGTGTTTATCATTTGCCGGCCGATTGGAGCGTTGAAAAAATATTAAAAGAAACCGGCAATTATCCCGATTTTGATTTTTTTGTCCAGATTGGCGGCAGCGCGTCCGGCCCGATTTATAATAAAGAACAGATAAAAAATCAGAAGATGACCGGCGCCGGCGGATTGGAAGTTTATGACAAAAAAACAGAACCCCAAAAAATAATTTTGCGATGGCTTGAATTTTTTCAGAAAGAAAGCTGCGGCAAGTGCGCGCCTTGCCGGATGGGATCTTTTCAGCTTTTGAATTTGGTCAGGAGCAATAAAAATATTCCCTGGAATGAATTATTTGAAATTTTGGAAGCAACGAAAGAAACTTCTTTTTGCGCCCTTGGCCGCGCAATAAGCGAGCCGATTTATTCATATTATTCAAACGTTTTGGCAAAAAAATAAAAAATGAATGTCTTTATAAATAATAAAGAATACTCCGCTCAACCGGAAGAAAGTGTTTTACAGATAGCGATAAAAAACGGGATAGAAATTCCGCATTTTTGTCATCATGATGATTTGCCGACCGGAGCCAGCTGTCGAACTTGTTTGGTTGAAATTAGCCAAACGGGGAAAATCGTTACCGCCTGCACCCTCAAAGCGGAAGATAACCTCGCTGTTTATACTGATACTCCTAAAGTTAAGAAACTTCGTTTGGAAAATCTTGAGTTGCTGCTGGCCGGCCATCAAGAAAATTGTCCCAAATGCCGAAAAGGATTTTATTGCGGAACTGCCGAAGAAATTAAAAAATACGGAATTTCAACCAAGAAATATAAACGGCCGAAAATCAAAGAAAAACTTCATAAAATGTGCCAAGCGGCCGAAATTGACCCGCAACTTTGCATCGCCTGCAATAAATGCGTTGAAATCTGCCAAAAAATCGGAATCGGTTTTTTGAAAATTGAGGGGAAGAATGTTCAGACCCACGCCACTTATACAAGAGATCCAAAAATTGACTGCATTTATTGCGGCCAGTGCACGGTTCATTGCCCGGTCGGTTCGGCGCGCGAGCAAAACGAAATTGAA
The bacterium DNA segment above includes these coding regions:
- a CDS encoding NADH-ubiquinone oxidoreductase-F iron-sulfur binding region domain-containing protein, with the protein product MENDIIAKIEKAGLVGRGGAEYPTAAKWQGVKKEAEEKKYVICNASEGELGLFKDLYILKHYPEQVVKGIILALDYLNVKDAFFNLNKKYYRQIKFKLMPIIKSYNQKGYNIQIFSEEPSYIGGEETALLDAIEGKRTEPRLKPPYPSSVGLFGKPTIINNVETLYNVACVNDGIFDNKRFCSLSGKIKNRGVYHLPADWSVEKILKETGNYPDFDFFVQIGGSASGPIYNKEQIKNQKMTGAGGLEVYDKKTEPQKIILRWLEFFQKESCGKCAPCRMGSFQLLNLVRSNKNIPWNELFEILEATKETSFCALGRAISEPIYSYYSNVLAKK